gagacgagacgagacgagacgagacgagacgagacgagacgagagcagaggtagaggagagaataggcacacatagtccacagagtacatacagaaatacattatatttagtaaaGTAGGCTGCCAGTAGGGtcaggttgagtgggtcagcggggtcggaggtcagtatgcagctctgaaggcggcgatacctgtaggtAAATACAGAAGGgcggggggagaagcagaaaaacttcacaagaaatagcatcagtAGTCtacttgtgtagtttttctgcccccccttctgtattcatctacaggtatcgccaccttcagagttGCATACTGAAGGTGGCGATAagtgtagatgaatacagaaggggagagggggaagcagaaaaactacacaagaactacTACTCTActtcatgaggaggaggagaggagaggagaggagaggagaggagaggagaggagaggagaggagaggagaggagaggagaggagaccatttcccagtggggtgacagaggcctgtcaggtgatcatgtttctggaccccggcagccttggcctataacagcatagctaaaatGTGACTTaacgattagatgaccccctaagtatgataatttgtctatctatgatagtaactggaactacagaattaacaacaataagctttttcaaagaggtaggttttaagtttgatcttaaaagtagcgatggagtcagcctcccgtacctggacagggagctggttccatagcaggggggcctggtagctaaatgctcggccccccattctactcctagagactctggggaccacaagtagaccagcattctgagagcgaagcggtctatttggatgataaggtgtcactagctcggTCTCTGAGCTACTGTAGGTCTCTGAGAAccttataggtcagaagaaggattttaaaagtgATTCTAAATTtgacaggcagccaatgaagagacgccattacaggagtaatgtgatctcttttgacaatacctgtcagaactttggctgcagcattttggatcacctggtggcttcttaaagaggtgtttggacaccctgatcaTAATGAATTACAATagaattataataattataataggaagtaacaaatgcatggactaacttttcagcatcatgctgcgttagtagcttcctgatctttgtgatgtttctcaggtgaaaaaaggcacatctagagactattttaatgtgtgagatgaaggagagattttgatcaaaaattactcctagattccttacagagagactagatgttaatgagataccatctagagcaggggtgggcatcgagggccgtatccaagccagactttctgtactacaggtaaacactttcacctggggtttcatttaccttggtgaaagcatcttctgcctggtaggatgtaaatcccggcttgaattcaaccctcgaggaatggatttgacctcctctgatgggcaagtccaatccatgaaggatGGAATCCATCCaggcagcgaggctgcaggagtctgtttcTGAaactgcttctcagtttgtccactgtgttatggagggggtgggagggggtgggagggattgtccatgattgtccgcaatttcaacaccatcctgtccttCATCACCttgtccaagtttgcaagtttagagccaacaacagatcctgcctttttaatgagtttgttaagtctgttggcatcctttgctttaatgcctgcaccccagcacaccacagcaaagaaggtggtgctagccatgacagactgttagaacatgtggagcatcctgctgcaaacactgaaggacctgattctcctgaggaaatagagtctgctcatggccttcttgtagacagcatcggtgtttgtggaccactccagtttattgtcaagctgaacacccaggaacctgtaagatgggactatttccacatctttcccactaatgcagactggggaaggtgggggcttgcttttactgaaatccaccaccatctccttcgtcttggtcatgttgagctgcagaagtttctccctgctccacctaacaaaactctccacaaggtccctgtattcaccctcttgtccattctccacacatccgactatgactgtgtcatccgagtacttctggaggtgacatgtctcagagtggtactggaagtcagctgtgtaggtagtgaacagaaagggggacagCACATTTCTTTGGggagcccctgtgttgctcatcggggggtcagacacacagctccgcagtctcacaaactgtggtcgacctgtcaggtagtcctcgatccaagaaacaaggggagcattcatctgcatgttctccaacttagtcctcagcagtcttggctggatggtgtttaaggcagaagagaagtcaaagaacatgacccgcactgtggtgtttagtctgtccaaggaggagtaagccctctgtagcaagtatatcactgcgtcatcaacccccaccttgggttgataggcaaactgcagagggtcttgaaaggggctcaccagaggtctgaggtgtgttagcaccagccgctccatgaccttcataatgtgggaggtcagtgctattggcttGTAATCACTcagtgccacaggatgggtcttcttcggcaccgggaccaggcaggatgtcttccaaagcactgggatcctctgaagatgaaggctctggttgaacaggtgctgcagtattccacacagctgcctggagaagttcttcagcactcatgggctgatgccgtccggtccggcaacctttctctggttgagcctctccagctctctcctcacctggctagacatgaaggatagtcctgtcgggggtatgggtgacatgttggaatCGATGTGGGGTGTCAGCAGGGGCGAGGGgaaagaagttggcagaggtgttaggggctctgggaggtgtgaaggggacccattgttttccagaggaatattgggaccgcttggggagggggagctagaatcaaacctgttgaaaaactggttcaacccATTAGCTTGGTCCATGTTCCCATCGGCTGAgtgtattcctttcttctggaagccagtggttgtcctcatcccactccaaacatccctggtctggttcctctccagtctctcctccagcttcttcctataggcgtccttgctctcctccagactgcgtttcagttccttctgtactctcctaatgtgacgatcgctggtttCAGCACTGTAtgagcggaccgagacaccaccgcggccggtaagaagaaaggagggggaattGCCGTGTTCATACAGAagagtacagaaggaactgaaacacagtctgaaggagagcaaggacgcctataggaagaagctggaggagagtctCATCGGCTGGTCTCGTGTGTAAACAATACCGGtccgcttctcggcacagctgatgggggccgcgaataacccaagcaccgcaaaacagagaaaaaagtattccagcctccagaacatggtgttTGAATACTCCATTtgtaaaaggaaagaaagaaagtaaataccAAATagcaaagaatgtaaacaagtatagcAAACACTacgaaaatttaaaaaaaaaacaatttggctactactggctgccacCTGGGACAGCACCATTTTATTTTCCCAGGACTTTTGTGTTACAGTTTGACATGCTGTTGTCAGAAACCCGTAACATTGGTAATGGTGTTGTTCATGGTCTTCCACAAGATAGCTCtatggaaaagaggagaaaatatcACTCGGGATGCAAGAGACTGTCCAAAATTGAGAGTCGGGCACAGGCGGggctttaaaatgtcactttttaaagaaaaatggatgaaaTTCAGGTAGGTAGCATTATCACATGGCGATGTGGCACCACCACAACCAGGTTGAGACAAAAGGTAACAAAATGCGGAATCTCTCAAATTCCATTTGGATCTAAGAGGGGCAGCAGAAAATCAATCCAGGCATAGAATTACATGGATTCTAGGAGGGAAAACTACTGCTGATTGAAATATATTAATGATCCAGATGAGGATACAACAACTAGAAACTGATGTAGAGTTTTGTAGCATACCAGCTCATACAAGGGCCCgtagaaaatgagaaaacacaTGAGATAAAACAACAGCTCAATAACACAATCACGATATATTACAAAATTTGAAAAGGTGATACCACGTCATTGATTGGAAAGACGGTTGAGGACTCAGCAAGAGTGATGGACGCACGTGATCAGTGTTGCTTACTAAAAGTGtagaaaatgtaattatggAATGTAGTAAATATGAAACAGAGAGGAATACAAATTAAAAGGTAAAGTATATGAACTGCAGGAACTGTGGAGTCTGgcagggagaaaaaaataaccaaataaGACAATGATCTGCGGCTCTGCGCTCTTTTGGATAACAACCCGGAGCACGTCATGAAGTCCATCCTCCTGTGCGACAGGGGGCGATATGCACTCTAACAGCCCGGCTGCGACGCGCCATTGATtcaaagaaggaggaggagcagaagaagaagattgCTACTATCTGATCTACAACATCGACCGCTGTTTCCACCCTCTCGTTTAAAACTAGCTGTTATCGTCACCACTTGTGATATCGTTGATAAGGTAAATTGGAGCTGTGTTCGTGCTGACTGTGCTTGGGACTAAGATGTTGCTATATCTTGTCCTTATGGCTCGGTAACCACACAGATTAAGTTGAGTTAGCAGTTAACGTTCTTGTTAAACGCTGTTATTCGTTGGCTACATGGATGCAAACAGCGTGTCGGTTAAATTTTAATTACTTTTGCCTTAGCACATGAATGAATGGCACCCTGTCCTGCTCCAGAAGCTTAAATGGCAGCGTGGGTGTGGATTCCTCTCCGGTAGTGAGCTAGCTAGTGGCCTCGTGGGACAGGCTGCAAATAACCCCGAGTATTTAAGAGTCCGTCTGGAGTTTGGTGTTGCCCCCTGACATGCGGTTGTTGGCCTCGTCCTGTCAGGAACCAAATGTTCTGAAAGGCTCCTTAACAAACGCGTGACTAAACCGAGCCGTCCGTCCAGGCAGTGGGACACATGGGACCAGATATGTCTTTGTTGGACTTAGAGGAAATGTGATGAGTCGGTGGCAGCATGTGCTAACAGTGAAACCGGGTCTCTTGTCAGGAAAGGTGTCCACCATGGGAAAGAAAAGTCGAGTGAAGATTCAGAAGTCGGGTTCCGCAGCCACCACTTCAGTGTCCTCAAAGGAAATGATGATCCTGGTCTCTGAACTCCTGCAGAGTACGATATAGGTCCTtccttgtgtgtctgtctgtctgttgacACCCTGCCGTGCTGCTGTCTGGTGAACATAGAGGGGAATAGCTGCAAAAGTTAAAGCaagaatgaaaacatcagcagaCTCAATTTAATTTATGTCTAAAAATGACTGGGGCTGTCCTAAATATATCACTCTAGAGTGCAGCAGTGGCGGGCCGACTGCTGGAAAAGAGTGGGAGGAGTACCTTCAGATCAGAGGCTTGGTGGAGAAGATCCGGAAGAAACAGAGAGGTAAGAGCCATTGTTTTCGCACCATGGtcctctttctgtgttttagTTTGGCTTCTGTCCAAAGCATCAATCGATCAAATAATGAAAATCAGACTCCCTGGTGCTCAGGCATGTCGGTGGAGTTTGAGGGCCGCAGAGACGACCACTTCCCACACCTGATGTCCTGGGCTCGGGATCACGGTGCATCCTGCGAAGGGTTCGCAGTGACCAACTTTGGAGCAGAGGGATACGGTCTGAGAGCCACGCGAGACATCAAGGTGAGTTCAGTTCTGCGAGGCTCAGAGCGGTGCACCCAGGGCTGAATTaccagcccacacacacacacacacacacacacatacatacatacacacagtgGTTGGTTCACCTGTTGtttgctgtctgtgtctgtgcaggcAGAGGAATTGTTCCTGTGGATTCCCAGGAAGATGCTCATGACAGTGGAATCGGCTAAAAAGTCTGTGCTGGGTAAGGAGCTAGTTTGTGAGGTGGAATGGTTCTCTGGGGTGAACAGCTGAGCGGTACCTCGCCTGTCCAGAGACCCGGGACCTCCATATGTCCACTATTTCTGTAGGCTAGCACAAATGTTGGTGTAATCTCCGCACCTCAGGTCCTTTGTACAACCAGGACAGAATCCTCCAGGCTATGGACAATGTGACTCTGGCCCTGCACCTGCTGTGTGAGCGGGCCAACCCTGCATCGTTCTGGCTGCCATATATTCGCACCCTTCCTCAGGAGTATGATACGCCTCTCTTCTACGAGCAGGACgaggtgcagctgctgcagggcacGCAGGCAGTCCAGGATGTTCTGAGCCAGTACAGAAACACTGCTCGGCAATACGCCTACTTTTACAAACTGATACAGGTGAGTGACTTTGCTGTTCTGCCAGCGAGCCAGTTCATGTGGTACCCAGACAGCCTCAGAGGACGTCCCCCTTTGACTTTAAGCAAACAACTGTAACACAAGGTTAAATGAGGAGAAAAGGTCCTGGTTTAAAAGCCGGGGCCCCCTGGTGGCCCAAGCTGGTACTGTTACAGGTTCTGCACAGCAGAGGACACACTGGTGGACACGGCATGAGACAAGGCCTTGGCCTCGTTTAGTCTTGGCTCTAAACGTGGTTCAGTGATCAGACGGGTGTGTTTAACCTCATGGTGAACTCTTCTTCTCCCCAGACTCATCCTGCGTCCAGCAAGCTGCCACTCAAGGACAGCTTTACATTTGATGACTACAGGTGAGCGGGACAGACAGAATGAGACACTGTCCTCTTTGGGCTTTCAGAAGGATGATGCTGAACCTGAATGGAGGATGCAGCAGCCAATGCAGCTCCTGCACCCTCTACATGTGCTGACGCTGGAACTTTGAAAGATTCTCAAGAGAGCAGAGTTTTCCGCGGGCCCTCCCCGTCCCCCCAAGACGGTGAAGAAGACGGGACCACTTTTCTGAccgttctttatttttattttaatctttatttttgaaaattTATGTTGTTTGTGTATCTGACCTGTGGGACCATCCTACGGTATCAACGTCCCCAAAGAACAGCTTGATGCACATGCAGCTCAGTCTGTGTATTGCCCAGCTTCTGTCCCCAGCTTCTGTCCCCAGCTTCTGTCCTCAGCTTCTGTCCTCAGCTCCTGGCGTCCCCAGCTCCCGTCCCCAGTTGTGTTCTAAATGTCACCTGGAAGGATGTTGAATTATCATCCCATCCTGCCCCTTTATAAGATTAAACGGCACAAATCACCACATTGACGACTTTAAACCCCTTGTAGAGTTTTcaatgtcctctcccttctAACTGTGGTGTCCAATAGGTGGGCGGTGTCTTCTGTGATGACCCGGCAAAACCAGATCCCTACTGAGGATGGCAgacaggtgactctggccttaATCCCCCTGTGGGACATGTGTAATCACAGAAATGGACTGGTAAGGATGCATCTTGTCTCATCTCGTCCCCCCACACTAAAACCAACAGAGCCTTTTCTCATGTTGTAATGAAACACCTGTGCAGACCAAACTAagatgagggtgtgtgtgacaaaCCCCAGCACCAGCTCagcaggtgaagggaggagaccAGGGTGATGGTGAATGAGTCCCACCTGAGTTCCAGGTTCTGTTGGCTGAGGGAAAGGTGATCCTCCTgaccatcatccctccacctgCTGACCAAACAGGACAGCCACTTCCTAGTCAACAGGAAGTCCTTCAATCTTCTCTGCTCCAAAGCCATAGTTAACGCAGGAGAACTGAGATGTGCCTCCTGTGATAGATGACGAATATATCTGCACCCCCACCTTTGACCCTCATTAAGCCCCTCCTCTTTGCTCTTGACTTTAGGTTAAAATATGTCACCGTTCAGACGTATTTGTCATTTGATGGTTTAGATCACTTTGGcggctgtgatgtcatttccacCATGTTTTCTATCACATGTCTGAATATTTGCATGAGACGGttgcgatttttttttttgaagaacaCACATTGTTGCTGCAGATCACCACTGGCTACAACCTGGAAGATGATCGCTGCGAGTGTGTAGCGCTGCAAGACTACAAGAAGAATGAACAGGTAAAGCCAGCCAGCAGGagctctgtcccctctgtccacCCTGGAAGGGACaacagagaacagcagcaggtctgCCCTTCCGTTCCTCACCGCAGCCTCAGAGCTGAAGATCAGACATAGATGGCTAGTTGTCATGGTTATCTGGTGATATTGAGAGCAGCTCTAGGTCCAGACATCTTTCTTCTGCTCTGTCCTTTTCTCTGTTGTCCCTTGTCTCCtagcagcagctctggctgcTGTTGTTACCACCGAGTGTTGATCAGCTTTGCTGATGTCATGGGCGTTGACCTTGGTGATGTACTCTCCCTGTAGATCTACATTTTCTACGGCACAAGATCAAATGCAGAATTTGTGATCCACAACGGCTTCTTCTACCAGGAGAATGCCCACGACCAAGTGAAAATCAAGCTGGGAATCAGCAAGAGTGAGCGTCTGTACGCCATGAAAGCCGAAGTGCTGGCACGAGCAGGGATCCCAGTGTATGTGCACCTCCCCACCATAGCTAAACAGCTTCTGGCACAGCTCCACTAGCGTTGATCTCCTCACTCCTGCATTTGTCGCTAGTTCCTGTCAGCTTAAATCGTGAGGAAGAACGTGCAATCTGCCCTCTCGTTGCTGAACTGTGGTCTCTGTTTTTCAGATCTTCCATTTTTGCCCTTTACTGCAATGAGCAGCCCATTTCGGCCCAGCTCCTGGCCTTCCTCCGGGTCTTCTGCATGAAGGAGGGTAAGAAGAGCCCCGACCGACGCTGGACTGACCTTTTTACGTAGCATGTTGAGTAACTGGGCTTTGGCAAACGTTCTAGAAAGTGATTGTTGGTTCTATTGAGCAGACCTCAAGGTCTATGGTTCTCAAGTCTGGAAATATGCTGGAGAAAGTTTTGCTCTCTGCTCTGAAGCACCCAGAATTGAAGAGTttgagaagctcctgctgacTGGGTCCTGGACTCATCCTGCGTTTGTAGCAAGGTCGAGCTCCTCCGCACCCAGAGCCGCCTCCATAATAGCAACTCTCTACCTCAGAGTCGATCAGTCTTCTCTGTCCCACCTTCAGCTGGGTCAGAATGCTCATCTTCTAACTGGCAGGTCAAACTGGTAGCACTGGCTTCCAATTCAGGTCCGAAAGCCATGAATCAGGGCCCGTCTGTCTCAACGAAGCAGAGTTTGGTGTTCATCTGGTAGTTCCAGGACGGCGGGAGAAAAGCTCGCAGTCTGAGCCCCCTCATTTAGGTGGGTTCCCAGACCTAAACTCTTCCCTTGAGACTGGCCTGGCATCCTGGGACACTTCTTATCTCACCTTATTTGGTTTAGTCCCTTTAACTGCGCGCTGATATGTCTTTATCAGCATGTTGGTCACCAATGAGGATGTTGTAATGTCCTCTGAGaatgtccgtccgtccgtctctTCTTGTGTCAGTACCGTATCGCCGGGGTAGAGCTCAGCCAGATCTATACCATAGCTCTGAtggatggtggtgatgacaGCTGTTTAAGGGAAGCTAATGTCCACCTGCATTTGCAGAGGAACTGAGGGACTACCTGCTGGGAGGTCATGCCATCAATAAGATCGTTACACTGGGCAGTATGGAGTTCCCCGTCAGCTGGGACAATGAGATCAAGTTGTGGACTTTCCTGGAGACCCGAGTGGCTCTGCTGCTCAAGGCCTACAAGACCACATCGGAGGTGACCTTGCTCGAATGGACCTCGCCTTGATGGTTACCGGTCTCGGTTCTGTTCtcaaagatgtttgttttttaacctctgctttgatcttttgtaGGAGGACTCCTCCACGCTTGAGAAAAGCGAGCTCTCGCCCCATTCACGCATGGCAATCCAGCTGCGCCTGGCTGAGAAGTGGATCCTAGAGAAGGCCCTGGCCAGTGGCCGGGCCAAGCGTGTGCACTttcagaagcagctggaggagggggccCCCCTGCCCGACTATCACGAGAGCAGCATCGCTTTGCTGGAGAACACCGATGCAAAGCTTCCCATTATCCTACACAAGCTGGGGGAGATTCAGGAAGGCCAAGAAATCCAGTTTGAGGAGACCGGTGCCCGTGTCGAAAATGCGGCGTTTGAAATGGATCCAGGGGCCAACAGACTGGCACTGAAGCCGGAGCCTCGAGACCCGTCGGAGGAGACAAATGTCAACTCGGCGGCTTTGGACCCGCTGGGCACAAACTCCAAGAATGGCCAGAGGGAAGTGACTCGTGTCAGTGCTGGTGCAATTTAACACGAACCCAAAGAGAATAGCGgaggagtccccccccccccgacaccgcTGCCGCAGCCATActatttatttgtgttataGATAGAAGCCGAGATGAATCTAGAGCTAGAGAACTCATTCTGCTGCTTCATGGCGGCCTGAGATTTGGGACGAGATTTGACACGAGTGTGT
Above is a genomic segment from Takifugu rubripes chromosome 2, fTakRub1.2, whole genome shotgun sequence containing:
- the setd3 gene encoding actin-histidine N-methyltransferase, producing the protein MGKKSRVKIQKSGSAATTSVSSKEMMILVSELLQKCSSGGPTAGKEWEEYLQIRGLVEKIRKKQRGMSVEFEGRRDDHFPHLMSWARDHGASCEGFAVTNFGAEGYGLRATRDIKAEELFLWIPRKMLMTVESAKKSVLGPLYNQDRILQAMDNVTLALHLLCERANPASFWLPYIRTLPQEYDTPLFYEQDEVQLLQGTQAVQDVLSQYRNTARQYAYFYKLIQTHPASSKLPLKDSFTFDDYRWAVSSVMTRQNQIPTEDGRQVTLALIPLWDMCNHRNGLITTGYNLEDDRCECVALQDYKKNEQIYIFYGTRSNAEFVIHNGFFYQENAHDQVKIKLGISKSERLYAMKAEVLARAGIPVSSIFALYCNEQPISAQLLAFLRVFCMKEEELRDYLLGGHAINKIVTLGSMEFPVSWDNEIKLWTFLETRVALLLKAYKTTSEEDSSTLEKSELSPHSRMAIQLRLAEKWILEKALASGRAKRVHFQKQLEEGAPLPDYHESSIALLENTDAKLPIILHKLGEIQEGQEIQFEETGARVENAAFEMDPGANRLALKPEPRDPSEETNVNSAALDPLGTNSKNGQREVTRVSAGAI